From the genome of Mucispirillum schaedleri ASF457:
CCCCACGGTGAGCAGGCAGGCAGTGCATAAATACTGCATCTTTATCAGCTAATGCCATAATTGATTTATCAACCTGATACCCCTTAAAATCTTGTATGCGTTTTGCACTTTCTTCTTCCTGCCCCATACTTGCCCATACATCAGTATATATAACATTAGCATTTTCTGCTGCTTCTTTTGGGTCATGGGTTAATGTAATTGTGCCGCCATTTTTTTCAGCATATCTCTTTGCATTTTCCACTATATCATAATTTACCTGATAGCCTTTTGGCGAAGCTATGGCAATATGAAAGCCCATCTGACAAGCACCATTTATCCATGAATGAGCCATATTGTTGCCATCACCAATATATGCAACTTTTAAGCCATTTATTTTACCAAATTTTTCCTGCATAGTCATCATATCAGCCATTATCTGACATGGGTGAAAACTGTCTGTTAAAGCATTAATCACTGGCACAGAAGAATATTCTGCTAATTCTCCCACTCTTTCATGACCAAATGTTCTAATCATAATGCCATGAACATACCTGCTCATAACTCTGGCAGTATCTTTTATAGTTTCACCCCTGCCTAACTGTATATCTTTACTGCTTAAAAACATAGGATAGCCGCCAAGTTCATTCATAGCTGTTTCAAAACTTATGCGTGTTCTTGTAGATGATTTTTCAAATATCATAGCAAGAGTTTTGCCTTCTAATTCCCTGTGTTTTATGCCTTTTCTTCGTTCATCTTTAAGCCTTATGGCATTGTCTATTAATGTTTGCAGTTCTTTTGGGCTTCTGTCTATCAGTGTTAAAAAATGGCGTGGTTTTGTCATAATTATTTACCTAATTCCTTAATAGTAGATACAAATATTTCTGCACCTTTTAATAAATCTTCACTGCTGATATTTAATGGCGGATAAAGACGCACAGAATTATTACCAGCAGTAACAACTAAAAGATGATTTTCTAAACATGCTTCTGCCACATCTTTTGGTGAATATGGAGTTTTAACACCTATTAAAAGACCTTCCCCTTTAACTAAGCATGTATCAGACAGATTTTTATATAAATAATCTTTTAATAATGCACCTTTTTCTTTTACTGACTGTAAAAAGCCCTCTTTTGTCATCTCTTTAATTACTGCAATACCAGCAGCACATGCAAGTGGATTGCCGCCAAAAGTTGAGCCGTGAGTGCCGCCAGTAAAAAGAGATGCAGCTTTTTCAACTGATACAACTGCCCCCATAGGAACACCACCTGCAATAGATTTTGAAAGTGTCATAATATCAGGCACCACTCCAAAAAGCTTATATGCAAATAATTCACCTGTTCTGCCGTAGCCTGTCTGCACTTCATCAACTATCATTAATATATCTTTTTCGTCACATATTCTGCGAACTTCTTTTAAAAACTCTATATCAACTGGAATAACACCGCCTTCCCCTTGAAAAAGCTCTAATATTATTGCAGCAGTATCATTTAAAGATACTGCATTTTTAAAAGCTTCAATATTATTAAATGGTATATACTGATTATATCCAGGCATAGGGTATGAGCCTTTTTGAATTTTTTCCTGAGCTGTAGCACCCATTGTGGCATAAGTTCTGCCATGAAAAGAGTTATACATTGATATAATTTTATATTTTTTTCCATGATGTATAGTATTGCCATAAAGGCGGGCAAGTTTTATTGCTGCCTCATTTGCTTCAGCTCCCGAATTACAGAAAAATACTTTACCATTAAAACTATTTTTAGAAATTAAATCTGCTAACTCTTCCTGTAACGGTATTTCATAAAGATTAGATGTATGCATAACCTTTGCAGCCTGAGAACATACTGCATCAGTTAATGGCTTAAAATTATGACCCAAATTTGTTACAGAAATCCCTGAAGCAAAATCAAGGTATTCTTCATTATCTGCTGTATAAAGTTTTGCACCAAGTCCGTAAGCAAATGATATTTTAAATCTGCCATAATTATTCATAAGAGATGACATATTATATCTCCAGTTTCATAATTCATATTAAGATTATTTTTATAAACCATATTTTTAAATAAATCAATGAAATATCATAGATTTTTTTATAATTTTTACAACAGAAAATATCTGTATAATATATATTTTAATTTTTTTTAAATTTTTGCAAAAAATAGATTGAAAATTATTTTATATCATATTATAAATATTTCTGTATGAATATTAGAAACAGTAAAG
Proteins encoded in this window:
- the argF gene encoding ornithine carbamoyltransferase, yielding MTKPRHFLTLIDRSPKELQTLIDNAIRLKDERRKGIKHRELEGKTLAMIFEKSSTRTRISFETAMNELGGYPMFLSSKDIQLGRGETIKDTARVMSRYVHGIMIRTFGHERVGELAEYSSVPVINALTDSFHPCQIMADMMTMQEKFGKINGLKVAYIGDGNNMAHSWINGACQMGFHIAIASPKGYQVNYDIVENAKRYAEKNGGTITLTHDPKEAAENANVIYTDVWASMGQEEESAKRIQDFKGYQVDKSIMALADKDAVFMHCLPAHRGEEVSEEVLESKASVIFDEAENRLHVQKAILIDCIGGI
- a CDS encoding aspartate aminotransferase family protein; the encoded protein is MSSLMNNYGRFKISFAYGLGAKLYTADNEEYLDFASGISVTNLGHNFKPLTDAVCSQAAKVMHTSNLYEIPLQEELADLISKNSFNGKVFFCNSGAEANEAAIKLARLYGNTIHHGKKYKIISMYNSFHGRTYATMGATAQEKIQKGSYPMPGYNQYIPFNNIEAFKNAVSLNDTAAIILELFQGEGGVIPVDIEFLKEVRRICDEKDILMIVDEVQTGYGRTGELFAYKLFGVVPDIMTLSKSIAGGVPMGAVVSVEKAASLFTGGTHGSTFGGNPLACAAGIAVIKEMTKEGFLQSVKEKGALLKDYLYKNLSDTCLVKGEGLLIGVKTPYSPKDVAEACLENHLLVVTAGNNSVRLYPPLNISSEDLLKGAEIFVSTIKELGK